A window of the Scandinavium goeteborgense genome harbors these coding sequences:
- a CDS encoding baseplate J/gp47 family protein, translating to MATYKYLSPEGVIVPDTSEILSDTESEWKSTFGDDLDVTDDTPQGQVIASDVAVRSEVVSNNAAVANQINPNYAGGVFLDDIWALTGGKRRQATYTLVDSVALTGVPGVVIPSGSRRATTAGDLFQLLTTVVLSNDGTGTGDFQALEPGPVACPAHALTKPVSGYTAVGWETSDNLVAGTLGAEEQSDLSARKERRQTLALQGRSISEAVYSNVRAVEGVRSLSFRENTDSEDQTIDDIDLVGHSVWVCVDGGLDQDIADALYSSKTGGAAWNGDVSVEVTDPWSGQKSNVLFDRPTAVPVMARFTVAAKGSSTGDPESVIKETVVQYASGQLENGEEGFVLGTDVSPFELAAAANTASPQIFIKSVEISLKSSTPTWSKDDIPIGLNEKATIQEDDIIVVTT from the coding sequence GTGGCAACTTATAAGTATTTGTCACCTGAGGGGGTGATTGTACCGGATACCTCTGAGATCCTTTCCGATACAGAGAGTGAATGGAAATCGACGTTTGGTGATGACCTGGATGTTACCGATGACACTCCACAGGGGCAGGTGATCGCCAGCGATGTGGCCGTTCGTTCCGAGGTGGTTTCCAACAATGCCGCCGTCGCTAATCAAATCAATCCAAATTACGCAGGGGGAGTTTTCCTCGATGACATTTGGGCGCTGACCGGAGGGAAACGCAGACAGGCAACTTACACCCTTGTGGACAGCGTAGCGCTAACTGGTGTTCCTGGCGTTGTTATTCCATCAGGATCCAGAAGGGCTACAACAGCCGGTGATTTGTTTCAGCTGCTAACGACCGTGGTGCTGAGCAATGACGGTACCGGCACAGGCGACTTTCAGGCGCTCGAGCCCGGCCCGGTTGCCTGCCCTGCGCATGCGCTTACTAAACCGGTATCCGGTTACACCGCGGTGGGTTGGGAAACGTCAGATAACTTGGTGGCCGGAACCCTCGGGGCGGAAGAGCAATCCGATTTATCAGCGCGAAAAGAGCGCCGGCAGACACTGGCGTTGCAGGGGCGGTCCATCTCAGAGGCTGTGTATTCAAACGTTCGCGCGGTTGAAGGCGTCCGCTCGTTGTCCTTCAGGGAAAATACGGATTCTGAAGACCAGACGATCGATGATATCGATCTGGTTGGACACTCTGTTTGGGTTTGCGTCGATGGAGGTCTTGATCAAGATATCGCTGATGCTTTGTACTCCTCGAAGACAGGAGGAGCGGCATGGAATGGCGATGTATCCGTTGAAGTGACGGACCCATGGTCAGGCCAGAAAAGTAATGTTCTGTTTGACCGGCCAACGGCGGTACCCGTTATGGCGCGTTTCACTGTAGCTGCGAAAGGGAGCAGCACTGGAGATCCGGAATCGGTCATCAAGGAAACGGTAGTGCAGTACGCGTCAGGGCAACTTGAGAATGGTGAAGAGGGTTTTGTGCTAGGCACGGATGTGTCGCCGTTCGAACTGGCTGCTGCGGCGAATACTGCATCACCGCAGATCTTCATCAAGAGCGTTGAAATTTCGCTTAAGTCATCAACCCCTACCTGGTCAAAAGACGACATCCCTATCGGCCTAAATGAGAAGGCAACGATTCAGGAGGACGACATCATTGTGGTGACCACATGA
- a CDS encoding Gp138 family membrane-puncturing spike protein, giving the protein MPNPAPSRRPGQDTELTGAMDLVLRKFLLDVDDMLPARIVSYDREKNRAQIEILYRVTMTDGSMNPLTAPAEVPALVMGGGGMCLTFPLKSGDLGWIKASDRDMSLFLQSYEAEPGNTTRLHCFEDGVFIPDVMKDFMVSDGAAATLQTLDGTTSVAVKPGSIVLTVGSTTFSISESGIVSNKEIQAPQFTDGNLNLVGHDHTNPEGGDVGPAKNP; this is encoded by the coding sequence ATGCCAAATCCAGCACCTAGCCGCAGACCTGGGCAAGATACCGAACTAACCGGCGCGATGGACCTTGTCCTGCGCAAATTCCTTCTCGATGTTGATGACATGCTACCGGCGCGAATCGTTTCTTACGATCGTGAGAAGAATCGGGCACAAATCGAAATTCTCTATCGCGTCACTATGACAGACGGCTCCATGAATCCACTGACGGCTCCAGCCGAAGTACCTGCTCTGGTGATGGGTGGCGGCGGTATGTGCCTGACGTTCCCGCTTAAATCCGGTGACCTGGGGTGGATAAAAGCCAGCGACCGTGACATGTCACTGTTCCTACAGTCTTACGAAGCGGAGCCGGGCAACACAACCCGGCTTCATTGTTTTGAGGACGGGGTATTCATACCTGATGTGATGAAAGACTTCATGGTGTCTGATGGTGCTGCGGCGACATTGCAGACCCTGGACGGCACAACGTCTGTCGCAGTGAAACCCGGCAGCATCGTTTTGACTGTTGGTTCAACCACCTTCTCAATAAGTGAGTCGGGAATTGTCTCGAACAAAGAAATTCAGGCGCCTCAGTTCACCGACGGCAATCTGAATCTGGTTGGTCACGATCATACCAATCCGGAGGGCGGGGACGTTGGCCCTGCGAAGAACCCATGA
- a CDS encoding baseplate hub protein, protein MLDARILEVGIEVNGEMKFYSGAAISVKINKSTDTKQNSCSVEIDNMLLDTVDYLVTETSPWNPSQKPKLISIRAGRQSTGVENIYNGDVVQADPSMPPDRKLTMKALTQDGAKYKWTSRASPKTIQLSELCKHVASDYSLALRFEAKDKTVANYVYNGSTAQQIKKLEQVGDVDCFIDDDFLVVKDYGKGTKGNVRLISKDTGMIGNPAPDDKGVKVRMLFDPSIKLGQQIEIRSEVNKSVNGQYVIYNMAISLTTHDNDWYLDLSCNNDNIKSITEQREAQKKANAKSST, encoded by the coding sequence ATGCTTGATGCCAGAATCCTCGAAGTTGGCATTGAGGTTAACGGCGAGATGAAGTTTTACAGTGGCGCGGCGATTTCCGTGAAGATCAACAAGTCCACTGACACGAAGCAAAATTCCTGTAGCGTGGAAATCGACAACATGCTTCTGGATACTGTTGATTATCTTGTCACTGAAACCTCACCGTGGAACCCCAGCCAGAAACCGAAACTTATCTCCATTCGTGCTGGCCGGCAGTCTACCGGAGTAGAGAATATCTATAACGGCGACGTCGTCCAGGCTGACCCCAGCATGCCGCCGGACCGCAAACTGACCATGAAGGCGCTGACACAGGACGGCGCAAAGTATAAATGGACGTCCCGCGCCTCCCCCAAGACTATCCAGCTGTCAGAGCTCTGCAAACACGTAGCTTCTGACTACTCTCTTGCGCTTCGTTTTGAGGCGAAAGACAAGACGGTTGCCAACTACGTTTACAACGGTTCAACAGCGCAGCAAATCAAGAAGCTGGAGCAGGTTGGTGATGTTGACTGCTTCATCGATGATGACTTTCTGGTTGTGAAGGATTACGGGAAAGGCACGAAGGGTAACGTCCGGCTGATCTCCAAAGATACCGGCATGATCGGAAATCCTGCGCCTGACGATAAGGGTGTGAAAGTGCGCATGCTGTTTGACCCGTCTATCAAACTGGGCCAGCAAATTGAAATCCGTTCAGAAGTGAACAAGTCGGTAAATGGGCAGTACGTTATTTACAACATGGCGATAAGTCTCACCACTCACGATAACGACTGGTATCTCGACTTGTCGTGCAACAACGACAACATCAAGTCCATAACAGAACAGCGGGAGGCGCAGAAGAAAGCGAATGCCAAATCCAGCACCTAG
- a CDS encoding phage baseplate plug family protein — protein sequence MKQIPLKVYPRQSLSVVLEGSLYELSLKECNGIMAVTVIRDGEAIVSNRRAVAGMPVIPSRYLNDGNFILLTDNDELPYYTEFEGSNVLVWVTNEEIDNA from the coding sequence ATGAAACAGATCCCATTGAAGGTTTATCCCCGACAATCGCTGTCTGTGGTGCTTGAAGGCTCGCTGTACGAACTTAGCCTCAAGGAGTGCAACGGCATCATGGCTGTGACGGTCATTCGGGATGGCGAGGCCATAGTGAGCAACAGGCGTGCTGTTGCAGGTATGCCGGTGATCCCGTCACGGTACCTGAATGACGGAAATTTCATTCTTCTGACTGACAACGATGAGCTGCCGTATTACACCGAGTTCGAAGGCTCAAACGTACTCGTATGGGTAACGAACGAGGAGATTGATAATGCTTGA
- a CDS encoding phage baseplate protein, giving the protein MSSFSDLMNTASGAMSSYSMAMASFAVDVVRITDEFGTQLFTEARAMRAAVNRSSTLCEHPLETGNTTADFKVIKPNVAQLTMFIPADAYGSVYQEIEQAYTDSTSLIVQTRASSFANMVITDMPHDEAPDLGDTVAVTLTIKEVVWFTTSTETMPAKEVAVSPKSAKTGGTAKPDADTVKQGQKSATDATATTQSKSESVIHGWFS; this is encoded by the coding sequence ATGTCTTCGTTTTCCGACCTGATGAATACCGCCTCAGGAGCGATGTCTTCGTACAGTATGGCGATGGCATCGTTTGCGGTTGATGTTGTCCGGATAACTGATGAGTTTGGCACCCAGTTGTTTACTGAGGCCAGGGCAATGCGCGCCGCGGTTAATCGCTCTTCAACACTTTGCGAGCACCCACTGGAAACCGGAAACACCACCGCTGACTTCAAAGTGATCAAGCCGAACGTGGCGCAGCTGACCATGTTTATTCCGGCTGATGCCTATGGTTCTGTCTACCAGGAGATCGAGCAGGCGTACACCGACAGCACTTCACTGATTGTTCAGACTCGGGCGTCTTCATTCGCCAACATGGTCATTACTGACATGCCACATGATGAAGCGCCGGACCTTGGTGATACTGTCGCTGTAACGCTCACCATTAAAGAGGTCGTCTGGTTTACCACGTCTACCGAAACAATGCCCGCGAAGGAAGTCGCTGTTTCACCTAAATCGGCGAAGACTGGCGGCACGGCGAAGCCGGATGCGGACACCGTTAAGCAGGGGCAGAAAAGTGCTACTGATGCGACTGCCACGACGCAGAGCAAATCAGAATCAGTAATTCATGGGTGGTTTTCATGA
- a CDS encoding phage tail tape measure protein → MGVLDTFVFLLETDNKNALKGFNETDNAMGEVQGASVDTRTQLLNIFNGVGEKAGFTIDNFKELAVATLGIAGAGLSLNAVLDHTAEMLQKVRDAETVGVDISQYDALSRTFQSLGVEADAFRDSMVDLNESLGEAASDAKSGKAQAFKQFGVSLRDTQGNIKSADEALLELSDTMSKMDKQQATFQIKQLGITDNAVISAMLNGRKELERQIKFQKDLGVTSNDDAEQLKQFAEAQNELSAIFTRFADVLAMTVVPALDLLIDTTIAVIKWGREHKSFLLTFLGVLATAALPSVTAAFWGMATAAWAAVAPFLPFIAAVAALVLVIDDLWNYFNGGESVIGDLAKKFPMLGAALDRIKDSVIGAWNALKLLFDNPGAFMDAFVAELKNSWNDIVSMTENAADQVWQAVVKAWDKLSSSTKKVFSDLLAYVKDIFSHIGDYISDSVSNAAKDAGNAVKNFLGLGDDEPDPEPKEPAPKEPAPKETAPRQKKNTPGGKDMLIPGDDPVQEKPVPPTGRERKSKSDDDPLQQSASLAGNAHKAITTAAAMPVIPPNPAAVSGARTTTVSNQQHIDNVNITTGSGDPQQISSAVSNGMGDSVRQMTAQYDDGRSH, encoded by the coding sequence ATGGGCGTTCTCGATACCTTTGTTTTCCTACTGGAGACCGATAACAAAAACGCCCTGAAGGGGTTCAACGAAACCGACAATGCAATGGGCGAGGTTCAGGGGGCCTCTGTCGATACCCGCACCCAGCTGCTGAACATCTTCAATGGAGTCGGGGAGAAAGCCGGATTCACGATTGATAATTTCAAGGAGTTGGCGGTCGCGACGCTTGGCATTGCTGGTGCTGGCCTGTCACTCAATGCAGTTCTGGACCACACGGCAGAGATGCTCCAGAAAGTCAGAGATGCCGAAACCGTTGGCGTGGACATTAGCCAGTATGACGCGCTATCCCGTACGTTTCAGTCGCTGGGCGTCGAGGCTGACGCTTTCCGCGATTCGATGGTTGATCTGAACGAATCATTGGGGGAGGCAGCCTCAGACGCAAAATCTGGCAAGGCTCAAGCGTTCAAACAGTTTGGCGTTTCTTTGCGGGATACGCAGGGGAATATAAAATCGGCTGATGAAGCGCTGCTCGAACTGTCAGATACCATGTCAAAGATGGACAAGCAGCAAGCCACCTTCCAGATTAAGCAACTCGGTATCACCGATAACGCTGTCATTTCTGCAATGCTCAATGGACGCAAGGAGCTTGAGCGACAGATTAAATTCCAGAAAGACCTTGGCGTTACGTCGAATGACGATGCCGAGCAACTCAAACAGTTTGCCGAAGCGCAAAACGAGCTTTCCGCCATCTTCACCCGCTTCGCTGATGTTCTGGCAATGACCGTCGTTCCCGCGCTGGACTTGTTAATTGATACCACCATTGCGGTGATTAAGTGGGGCCGCGAGCATAAGTCGTTCCTGTTGACCTTCCTTGGCGTGCTGGCGACTGCTGCGCTTCCCTCTGTGACCGCTGCGTTCTGGGGTATGGCGACGGCAGCGTGGGCGGCAGTGGCTCCGTTCCTCCCGTTTATTGCGGCTGTTGCCGCTTTGGTGCTGGTCATTGATGACCTGTGGAATTACTTCAACGGCGGCGAGTCTGTCATTGGCGACCTGGCGAAAAAATTCCCGATGCTCGGTGCTGCTCTGGACCGCATCAAAGACAGCGTCATTGGGGCATGGAATGCATTAAAACTGCTATTTGATAACCCCGGCGCTTTCATGGATGCGTTCGTTGCCGAACTGAAAAATAGCTGGAACGATATTGTATCCATGACAGAGAACGCAGCTGACCAGGTTTGGCAGGCGGTGGTCAAAGCCTGGGATAAGCTATCCTCCAGTACCAAAAAAGTGTTTAGTGATCTTCTTGCCTATGTGAAGGATATTTTCAGTCACATAGGAGATTACATTTCTGACAGCGTCAGCAACGCAGCGAAAGACGCCGGCAATGCTGTTAAAAACTTTCTTGGCCTTGGTGATGACGAACCAGATCCCGAACCAAAGGAACCCGCGCCGAAGGAACCCGCGCCGAAGGAAACCGCACCCCGTCAGAAGAAAAACACGCCAGGTGGAAAAGATATGCTGATTCCTGGTGATGATCCTGTCCAGGAAAAACCTGTCCCGCCAACAGGAAGGGAGCGTAAAAGTAAATCTGACGATGACCCTCTTCAGCAAAGCGCCTCGCTCGCAGGCAATGCACATAAAGCAATAACTACGGCTGCTGCGATGCCCGTTATACCACCTAACCCGGCGGCCGTTTCCGGCGCACGTACCACTACCGTCAGCAATCAGCAGCATATCGACAATGTGAACATTACTACCGGTTCCGGTGACCCGCAGCAGATTAGTTCTGCGGTGAGCAATGGCATGGGAGACAGCGTTCGCCAGATGACGGCGCAGTACGACGATGGAAGGAGTCATTAA
- a CDS encoding OB-fold protein, translating to MKKITISMLLLVAAAQPALADVSPVKDPAYINMVESIANNEYTTFMNGGDSVIGGSVVGPYTASELIAMYEKNELAANKKLKGKRVRIKSIASEIGENATGDAYVKVDGKNQFENIFLYVDGDDEKILQLEKGSKIDFLCSMDKYIMHTPMLKKCTFTVDSAKKTKADIVKFLEEEKITNKFQAAMRVIYEDNKEVITKSCSKPGNRCDNAIIHSVSKATDKQKKRMEELMKNNQ from the coding sequence ATGAAAAAAATAACTATCTCGATGTTACTTTTGGTCGCTGCAGCTCAGCCAGCATTAGCTGATGTATCTCCAGTAAAAGATCCCGCCTATATCAATATGGTTGAATCCATAGCTAACAATGAGTACACGACATTCATGAATGGCGGTGATTCGGTTATTGGTGGCTCGGTGGTTGGTCCCTACACCGCTTCAGAACTCATCGCCATGTATGAGAAGAATGAATTGGCTGCAAATAAAAAACTCAAAGGGAAAAGGGTTAGAATAAAATCGATCGCTTCAGAAATCGGTGAAAATGCTACTGGGGATGCGTATGTGAAGGTTGATGGCAAGAATCAGTTCGAGAACATTTTTCTTTATGTCGATGGTGATGATGAGAAAATTCTCCAGCTAGAGAAAGGATCAAAAATTGATTTCCTTTGCTCTATGGATAAATACATCATGCATACCCCTATGCTTAAAAAATGTACTTTCACTGTTGATTCAGCCAAGAAGACCAAAGCAGATATAGTGAAATTTTTGGAAGAGGAAAAAATCACTAACAAATTCCAGGCAGCTATGAGAGTCATCTACGAAGACAACAAAGAAGTAATAACCAAATCATGCAGTAAGCCAGGAAATAGGTGCGACAATGCAATTATCCATTCTGTTTCCAAGGCCACGGATAAGCAGAAAAAACGCATGGAAGAGCTAATGAAAAACAATCAATAG
- a CDS encoding phage tail fiber protein → MQDISGFGLQVRVIASKTFPAGFTVTAFADDSDPLDLPALQINDGAGGLNGDMVTWSTHNLIALALAVIPKSEDDKNLAVIYEANRAARGKKPAKDVITIVGIYPDGSTITLTPGVIKDGLPGNAVASAGRFKSKVYNFLFEGMSRVEA, encoded by the coding sequence ATGCAAGACATCTCTGGCTTCGGCCTACAGGTTCGCGTAATTGCGAGCAAAACCTTTCCGGCAGGATTCACCGTTACTGCATTTGCTGACGATTCCGACCCCTTAGACCTTCCAGCGCTCCAAATCAATGATGGTGCGGGCGGGCTTAATGGCGATATGGTCACGTGGTCCACTCATAACCTGATTGCGCTTGCGCTGGCTGTAATCCCTAAATCTGAGGATGACAAAAACCTGGCGGTGATTTACGAAGCCAACCGGGCCGCACGTGGCAAAAAACCTGCGAAGGATGTGATAACCATCGTTGGCATCTACCCCGATGGATCCACCATTACCCTGACTCCAGGCGTCATCAAAGACGGTCTTCCTGGTAATGCCGTTGCTTCAGCCGGCCGCTTCAAATCCAAAGTTTATAACTTCCTTTTCGAAGGTATGAGCCGAGTGGAGGCGTAA
- a CDS encoding DUF3383 domain-containing protein, translated as MSISIKKYVAITSGVGAGASVKERELILRLFTTSAAVPAGTVMEFTEVDDVATTFGTESEEYLRAVPYLGFVSKIITKAKKISFAHYDAVSGGAAPAIVGGTALTTIATWKAITDGSVRIEVGQSDYLLADLDFTDAASLADVADIIQTELKTSLGDATVTYDAIAQKFNAAFVGHAVPAAISILSSDSGTDIADNLGWTVAKGMVTSAGSAAETVMDYVVEADEISDNYGSFGFCGEPFDLETVKQIAAWNKVQNVKYQYLVPVKKADYADWYNELQSYGGCALTIVAETNSEFDEQIPGIILGATDYNQRNASQNYMFQQVTGISPKVDSSTEANEIDATRVNYYGRTKNAGQPIDFYQNGYLCGTSTDPLQMNVYANEQWFKAAATAVLMTGLLSLPIIPATEEGRAIVLGLLQDPISRAQFNGTIKAEKDLNVTQKAYIMQITGDPLAWHQVQSIGYWLDASVQEEAQQNGTTKYIIDYTLLYSKADAVNKITGRDILI; from the coding sequence ATGAGCATTTCTATCAAAAAATACGTGGCCATTACGTCCGGCGTAGGGGCTGGTGCGTCTGTCAAAGAACGCGAACTTATTCTCCGGCTATTCACGACCAGTGCAGCAGTACCAGCAGGAACTGTCATGGAATTCACAGAGGTGGATGACGTGGCCACAACCTTCGGCACCGAGTCCGAAGAATATCTTCGCGCGGTGCCGTATTTGGGTTTTGTTTCCAAAATTATCACCAAAGCGAAAAAAATCTCGTTTGCGCATTATGACGCCGTGTCCGGCGGGGCAGCACCTGCGATTGTCGGTGGTACGGCTTTAACCACGATAGCAACCTGGAAGGCGATTACCGATGGCTCGGTTCGCATTGAAGTAGGGCAAAGTGATTATCTGCTTGCCGATCTGGATTTTACCGACGCCGCGTCGTTAGCCGATGTTGCTGACATTATTCAGACTGAACTGAAAACATCCCTCGGAGATGCTACGGTCACTTACGATGCCATTGCTCAGAAATTCAATGCCGCATTTGTAGGGCACGCTGTGCCGGCAGCCATCAGCATTCTGTCTTCTGATTCCGGTACCGATATTGCTGATAACCTTGGATGGACAGTTGCCAAGGGAATGGTTACGTCTGCTGGTTCCGCTGCTGAAACGGTAATGGATTACGTCGTTGAGGCTGATGAAATCAGCGATAACTACGGGTCATTTGGGTTCTGTGGTGAACCGTTTGATCTGGAGACCGTCAAACAAATCGCAGCCTGGAACAAAGTGCAGAACGTCAAATATCAGTATCTGGTCCCAGTCAAAAAAGCCGATTACGCCGACTGGTATAACGAATTACAGTCCTATGGCGGTTGCGCGCTGACTATCGTGGCTGAGACCAATTCTGAGTTCGACGAGCAGATCCCCGGAATCATTCTGGGAGCAACGGATTACAACCAGCGTAACGCCAGCCAGAACTATATGTTCCAGCAGGTCACCGGTATTTCTCCGAAGGTAGACAGCAGCACTGAAGCCAATGAAATCGACGCAACTCGTGTGAACTATTACGGGCGCACGAAGAATGCTGGACAGCCCATCGATTTTTACCAGAACGGCTACCTGTGCGGGACTTCAACCGACCCGCTTCAGATGAACGTATATGCGAATGAACAGTGGTTCAAAGCCGCAGCTACGGCGGTCCTGATGACAGGGCTGCTTTCACTCCCGATCATCCCTGCCACCGAAGAAGGTCGAGCTATTGTGCTGGGCTTGCTCCAGGACCCGATTTCACGCGCGCAGTTCAACGGAACGATTAAGGCCGAAAAGGATCTCAACGTCACTCAGAAAGCCTACATCATGCAGATCACCGGTGACCCGTTAGCCTGGCATCAGGTCCAGTCTATTGGTTACTGGCTGGATGCTTCCGTGCAGGAGGAAGCACAGCAGAACGGCACGACGAAGTACATCATCGATTACACGCTGCTTTATTCGAAAGCCGATGCGGTGAACAAAATTACCGGCCGTGACATCCTGATTTAA
- a CDS encoding phage gateway protein — protein sequence MNEIYVLLRQVLIGEFARQGMPVRVMQSYAGVSSGPPDVPALVMHHIASERVGWQSRDAKIVDGESLVIEKQNVAETIQFNAVMPFVKPEDETEDTPTVQGVLTLASMVLQSKTMLDALKDAGMGMQVVKPITSNYIQNEKEQWENVPSFDLIVCHKLTLTHAVGVVKEFTSGFYRV from the coding sequence ATGAATGAAATTTACGTTTTGCTTCGCCAAGTGCTGATTGGCGAGTTTGCGCGCCAGGGAATGCCAGTGCGGGTGATGCAAAGCTATGCGGGCGTATCTTCCGGGCCGCCAGATGTGCCAGCTCTTGTTATGCATCACATAGCCTCTGAGCGCGTAGGCTGGCAGTCACGTGACGCGAAAATCGTTGATGGTGAATCGCTGGTTATCGAAAAGCAGAACGTTGCAGAGACGATTCAGTTTAATGCAGTGATGCCGTTCGTTAAGCCGGAAGATGAAACAGAAGACACCCCAACCGTGCAAGGCGTGCTCACGCTGGCGTCAATGGTGCTCCAGAGCAAAACCATGCTGGATGCGCTTAAAGACGCTGGCATGGGGATGCAGGTCGTTAAACCGATCACCTCGAATTACATTCAGAACGAAAAGGAGCAATGGGAGAACGTCCCGAGCTTCGATTTGATTGTCTGCCACAAACTCACCCTGACGCACGCCGTCGGCGTCGTTAAAGAATTTACCAGCGGGTTTTACCGCGTCTAA
- a CDS encoding phage collar protein — MMFVPGSNLLGIALSAISPTAGVQIKRFLGQQENSAGRTINAYGDPEPLPGASVQPLSFKDIQQLGLTTGREYVTAWIQTGAHSAYRGGASDLIIWNNAEWQVQQPTSWTVQDGWTQLVAVKQ; from the coding sequence ATGATGTTCGTTCCAGGCTCAAACCTTCTCGGCATTGCGCTCAGCGCTATCAGTCCAACGGCAGGCGTTCAGATTAAGCGATTCCTCGGGCAGCAGGAAAACAGTGCAGGCAGAACCATTAACGCATATGGCGACCCTGAGCCGCTGCCCGGCGCTTCAGTCCAGCCTCTCTCCTTCAAGGATATTCAGCAGCTAGGCCTGACAACCGGGCGAGAGTATGTGACGGCGTGGATCCAGACCGGTGCGCATTCAGCTTACCGCGGCGGCGCATCAGATTTAATTATCTGGAACAACGCTGAGTGGCAGGTACAGCAGCCAACCTCGTGGACGGTTCAGGACGGCTGGACTCAACTGGTGGCGGTCAAACAATGA
- a CDS encoding DUF4054 domain-containing protein, with protein MIDVEEFREKFPQFVNPVLYPTDNILLMADMVDCYIDVGNRWFRCVKCQELMTELLTAHLLVINGTPAAPANGATGIISNATVGSVSVGFFNASSSKGAFMSWLGKTPYGEQLAALLARLSIGLGYIGGSPERRAFRKVGGRF; from the coding sequence ATGATCGACGTCGAAGAGTTTCGGGAGAAGTTCCCGCAGTTCGTTAACCCAGTGCTTTATCCCACGGACAACATTTTGCTGATGGCCGACATGGTGGACTGCTACATCGACGTCGGTAACCGCTGGTTCCGCTGCGTAAAGTGCCAGGAGCTGATGACCGAGTTGCTGACTGCACACTTACTGGTGATTAACGGTACGCCCGCGGCACCCGCCAACGGCGCGACAGGTATTATCAGCAACGCGACAGTCGGCTCCGTCAGTGTGGGCTTTTTCAACGCCTCATCCAGTAAGGGGGCGTTTATGTCCTGGCTGGGTAAAACGCCTTACGGCGAACAGCTGGCGGCGCTGCTGGCGCGTTTGTCGATTGGCCTAGGGTACATCGGCGGCTCTCCAGAACGGCGGGCATTCCGGAAGGTGGGAGGGCGGTTCTGA